DNA sequence from the Sulfurimonas sp. HSL3-1 genome:
CGCGCAACTGGCAGGAGATCATCGGCTATAACGTCCGCCACGCGGACTATGACGATACGACCGGCGACGGCGTCGCCGAATTCACCGACAGTGAACTCGAGGAGATCGGCTGGCAGGCGACCGAGTTCGGCATCAACTACCGCGAACTCGTCGAACTGATCGAGGCGCAGTGCGACGGCACCCTCTTCTGCATCGAAAACGAAGGGGAGAACTACCACTTCAGCGGGATGGGGTTTATCGACGACATGGACTGCGCCCGGAAACAGTGCTTTGACTACTGCGTCAAGAGGATCGAGACGCTGCTAAGAGAAGATGAGAGTTACCACGGCGCCGTGCTCAGCGGCGACGAGGAGGAGGCACTGGCCTTCTTCGGGGTCACTGTCCCAGATAGCGCTGTAGAATAACCATCGCCGAGAGCGAATCCACGCGGCCGTCGCGCTTATAGCGGATTTCGCCCTTCATCAGCGCTTCGGCCTCGAGGGAGCTGTCGCTCTCGTCCTGGTAGGCGACGGGCCCGTCGAAATCGACGAGGTTCATAAAGTGCGCGACGCGACGCCGCATCTCCTCCTCGCTGGAGCCGCCCATCGGGATCCCGACGACGACCTCTTGTATCCCCCACTCCGCGATGACGTCGCGCACGGCCTGCGACGCCTGGTTGCGGTTTTTGCGCTCAATAGCGGCCAGCGGAGTGACGACTGTACCGTCCGCGCTGTAAGCCAGTCCGATCCGCTTGAGCCCAAGGTCGATGCCCAGGAGAGGGAACTGCGTCGCCATTCCCTACTTCCCGAGGCAGAAGCTGCCGAACATCTTGTCGAGCA
Encoded proteins:
- the ruvX gene encoding Holliday junction resolvase RuvX; translated protein: MATQFPLLGIDLGLKRIGLAYSADGTVVTPLAAIERKNRNQASQAVRDVIAEWGIQEVVVGIPMGGSSEEEMRRRVAHFMNLVDFDGPVAYQDESDSSLEAEALMKGEIRYKRDGRVDSLSAMVILQRYLGQ